AAGTTAGCCGGAGACATCGCAGCATGAACGCTGGCAAGACTGCGAACCCCGAAGGACACATACGAAGTATACAGAGTGTGCCGAACGGTTCGtttacaagtattacaagtaagcAGGGGAACCCAAACACACCGaggtctgacacacacacacacacacacacacacacacacacacacacacacactctcacacacacacactctctctcttacacacaccacacacacactctcacacacacacactctctctcttacacacacacacacacacacacacacacacacacacacacagtcacactcactctctcacacacacacacacacacacacacacacacacagtcacacacacacacacagtcacactcacacacacacactctctctcacacagtcacactcacacacacacacagacacacacacacacactcacacacacacagacagacagtcacacacacacactctcacacacagtcacactcactctctcacacacacacacacacacacactctctctctcacacagtcacactcacacacacacacacacacacacacacacactttagtcagtacttctaccagAGTATTTTACACACGAGTATctggacttctacttgagtacaggatgcgTGTACTTCCCGCCTGTGTTCATGGCATAGCTGCTCATATTGAGTCCACTCACCACCAGAGGGACCTGcagcagggaggagagctcGTCCTGGTCCTCGATGGATGTCTTGGGGTGGACCAGGCCTCCCTGATTACTGAAGGCACAGTAAGACCCGACCAGAACCTGCTCAGCCACCGTCTGACGGAAGACCTCCACCTTCAGGGTGTCCGCCAGGATCTCCTCCGTCTCCTGCACACAGCAGCACCATGAGAACAGAGTGTGTGGAGCCGTGGCAACCAGAAGGCAACCCACGACTACAGGGAGGAGCCACACAACGCGTGGACTCACTCGTGAAGCCCTAAAGGCCAGGCTTCGTCGTCACACATCCAGAACGCGGCTGTAAAGAAATGTCTACTCCCTAATTGGCCAcagtctctttctcctctgggtCACGGGTCAGCTGctgaaaagaactatgaacaGATGGATGTCATTCATGTAAAGATGCAATGTCCGTCCCCAACGGGAGAGTTCACGCATCACGCAGGAACATTTACACGTCAGAAATACCTACAAGCCAATCCATCCATTACAGGTCTCCGATAAatacagatcacccattctagcctcaTGGGGGCGTGGActgggagccgtagggtcgccggttcaagtccccgaccagacctaagtatggactgctacttggagaggtcccagttcacctcctgccctgccgtggtgcccttgagcaaggcaccggacgctccccttccccctcactccccgggcgctgtgcaaTAGGGGGGCCAGGCTCCTACATCATGCACCCTTTAAGTTCATTTATCTATCGTTATTATATACACCGTTTTGTATGTTCTTTCCCACCATGACTATGTTTGTGACTAAGTAGTAGGGCGGCTCGATTATGGCACAAATCAttatctcgattatttgggtcaataatcgagatcacgattattaaaaacgatttactttgaaaacatccatttattggagatttTTCAACAGGATGTTTTTGACTCAGATTCCTCTGAACTTCAAGTAAAACTCCACTGAAACaattaatagtaataataaaaagATTATCGTTtatcgtaatcgttgcaagccatacatcgtaattgcgattaaaatacgatcaatcgagcagccctactgagCATGGTATTCTGAACCACGAGCTGGAACCGGTTGTGTCACGATGGACTGATTTCGTAAAACCTCAGAGGCCACATTTACTTTTACCGTGAAGTCCGGATCTCTCCCTAATGTCCGCACTTTTGGCATTTCGGACAAACAAACTTAAGATGTACAATTACTACGTCTTGAAAGAACACATTGTTTGCTGCCAAATATACGACAAGACAAAGTACGGTATTCCGGCCAGGCTTCACGATATTATGTGAACAGATCTCTCGTAACTatcggttagttgaaagcacaTGAAACTGGAAGTAGGCGTCCAGGTCCACGTGTATGCAACAACGTGTCTGGAACACTCAGCTGCATCAAGACTTCGCTCGGCAGCGAAGCGATGACATGTATTCATATTTAAACGATGAAGAACACGGTGGTGTAATGGAGTCTCACCCGGTCGAGGTCAGGGTGGACCAGAGCCACGTAGTCGTTGCAGGCGATGACGTTCCCCAGCGCCGACAGCCGCTCCTCGACCCGCTGCACGCGCACGGCGTCCGGCAGACTGTTCCTGATGTGCTGCAGCTCCTGGTCCGTCGTGCTGCTGGGCACAATGAGGCCGTGACGgttccctgaacgcaccacggacACAAAACCATCAGGCCACAAGATATCTGTTGGGACACCCTGAGTGTCCTCCTCCAACATGAGTAGCATGCTACAAAGGTATCAACTGCAGCTGTGAGCATGACAGCATGTGAGAtgacctggaagagcatcaggactgtttgaggcagatgatagctctgtgatgaacatgatgactcagcctctatggagagagacatcaagcatgctcatttctgacgtggagctaatctgaagtaaacatcgatactgctttctgttcctccatcttgtgactgtgtgactccctctctgggatatcagcatgtgaaggacactgctcaggaactagtctctgtatgtgatgactccctctctgggatatcagcatgtgaaggacactgctcaggaactagtctctgtatgtgatgactccctctctgggatatcagcatgtgaaggacactgctcaggaactagtctctgtatgtgatgactccctctctgggatatcagcgtgtgaaggacactgctcaggaactagtctctgtatgtgatgactccctctcttggatatcagcgtgtgaaggacactgctcaggaactagtctctgtatgtgatgactccctctcttgatatcagcatgtgaaggacactgctcaggaactagtctctgtatgtgatgactccctctcttggatatcagcgtgtgaaggacactgctcaggaactagtctctgtatgtgatgactccttccctctgGAGAGGATCCCAGACATGGATCAGAGGCTGAAGCTCACGCTCTGCAGCTCTGTAGCTCTGTAGCTCTGCAGCTCTGCAGCTCTGTAGCTCTGTAGCTCTGCAGCTCTGCAGCTCTGTAGCTCTTCTGCACTTCAGAGTTCTCCTGCATCTTAAAATAACTCCGGCTCATGTTTAAAGTCTTCAAAAGGTGAACGCCTTCTGCTCACAGTCGTGGTAGAAAGCATCAAGCCGAAAGCGATCAATAGTTTATAAAAACAATCAGCCTCATATATATAAATGTTAAATTCACAGCACCTTAAATGTTTTGTAGAGATCAGTTTCCCTTTGTAATCAGTGTGTTCAGAGGAAAGGGGTGagacctgagtgtgtgtgtgtgtgtgtgtgtgtgtgtgtgtgtgtgtgtgtgctcgttaCTCACCCACACACATCCTCCCGATGATGCGACAGCCTGCGATGGAGGCGTGAAACACCGGGATGGTTTCTGACAATTCCCCCTCGAACACACTGCGGAGAACAACGGGCACTGGCTTCAGATCAGATCTTAAGGTTTAAgcaataaataaacaacaatcACCTTTTGACTGATAGTGAAGTAACCATGGGAACGGTTAGAAACAATAGCCATTAAAACACGTGGAGATTCAGTAGCATTATAACCTTCGTGGTGGAAAGGAACTCCGGCTTTGAACTGAAGTAGAAGTTCTCTGAGCTGCCCCCTCACTAACATCTCAGGTGAGTTACCTGTAGAAGTTCTGTGAGCTGCCCCCTCACCAACATCTCAGGTGAGTTACCTGTAGAAGTTCTCTGAGCTGCCCCCTCACCAACATCTCAGGTGAGTTACCTGTAGAAGTTCTGTGAGCTGCCCCCTCACCAACATCTCAGGTGAGTTACCTGTAGAAGTTCTGTGAGCTGCCCCCTCACCAACATCTCAGGTGAGTTACCTGTAGAAGTTCTGTGAGCTGCCCCCTCACCAACATCTCAGGTGAGTTACCTGTAGAAGTTCTGTGAGCTGCCCCCTCACCAACATCTCAGGTGAGTTACCTGTAGAAGTTCTGTGAGCTGCCCCCTCACCAACATCTCAGGTGAGTTACCTGTAGAAGTTCTGTGAGCTGCCCCCTCACCAACATCTCAGGTGAGTTACCTGTAGAAGTTCTGTGAGCTGCCCCCTCACTAACATCTCAGGTGAGTTACCTGTAGAAGTTCTGTGAGCTGCCCCCTCACCAACATCTCAGGTGAGTTACCTGTAGAAGTTCTGAGCTGCCCCCTCACTAACATCTCAGGTGAGTTACCTGTAGAAGTTCTGTGAGCTGCCCCCTCACCAACATCTCAGGTGAGTTACCTGTAGAAGTTCTGTGAGCTGCCCCCTCACCAACATCTCAGGTGAGTTACCTGTAGAAGTTCTGTGAGCTGCCCCCTCACCAACATCTCAGGTGAGTTACCTGTAGAAGTTCTGTGAGCTGCCCCCTCACCAACATCTCAGGTGAGTTACCTGTAGAAGTTCTGTGAGCTGCCCCCTCACCAACATCTCAGGTGAGTTACCTGTAGAAGTTCTGAGCTGCCCCCTCACCAACATCTCAGGTGAGTTACCTGGAGAAGTTCTGTGAGCTGCCCCCTCACCAACATCTCAGGTGAGTTACCTGTAGAAGTTCTCTGAGCTGCCCCCTCACTAACATCTCAGGTGAGTTACCTGTAGAAGTTCTCTGAGCTGCCCCCTCACCAACATCTCAGGTGAGTTACCTGTAGAAGTTCTGTGAGCTGCCCCCTCACCAACATCTCAGGTGAGTTACCTGGAGAAGTTCTGTGAGCTGCCCCCTCACCAACATCTCAGGTGAGTTACCTGTAGAAGTTCTCCGAGCCGCCGACGGCCACCAGACAGTACGTGTTGGTGAGTTTAGCGAAGCAGCCGATCTCGTTGTTCTTCTCGAAAGCCGCTCTCACAGCCATGATGACGACAGGGGAGGTTCAGTATATATCCTGCAACACAAAACACATGGCTTTAAACGCGGCGTTGTTAAAAAAGCGACAGATAGAAACTAAACCGTATTGGACGCCATCTTTTTTTGTACACACTAGTTTCCCGCTGTTCGTCAGCAGCACCTGGAGACGGGTATATGTGCGGGAAATGAACGAGGAAGCCGATAATCCGTCTTATTTTAGGACCAACACAAAGCTGCAAACTGACATGTCTGTACACGGACCCCATGCGGTGCCgttttaaatgtaaataatgCTTTCTGGACTCTGAGAagaagaataaagcaaaacattTACTTCAGCCAAACAACACgagcatgtttagagagcagaGTGAGGAGGAATTGTTCGTAGTTTACTTTAAAGTGCAGTGTCTGCAGCAACAACGCTCCTTTTTACCTTCTCTATTAGAAGTGTACGGACATGTCCAGAATGCACATCTTGGGTCCCGGAATTACAGCCGCCAGGTGTGAACACACGCTTTCTCAAGATGCTCAGAATAACCGTGTTCTTGTATTAGTAGGGCCGGTCCAATGAGATGCTTCTCCCTGCTCACACAGTGCACATCGTTTGTTTCAAAATAACTACCATGTGTGGAACAAACACGATTACATTTCTTTATCCACGCTATTTTTCAGAACATTTATAACAAGTTAGACTTTAAAAGTTATTTGGACATGTTCCCAGCGTAAATGACTCCTCTGCTTTTCACTCTGGTGCTGCCATAACACCTGAATGTCCATCTTAGTGGACAGTTTAGCCCAAAGCTAGCCGGCTAGAGCTAGCCACGTTTAAGTAtttttctctttttagcagtcAGGGAGGAACACGTGTGAGACTAGCTCTTTGCACTGTCAACAAAGAGCTCCACACTACTTCACAAAAGGGTTTGTTTTTCAATAAATACTGAAATTCAGAGAAACGAGCAGTGACAGTTTAGCACAAAGCTAGCCGGCTAAAGCTAGCCACGTTtaagtagtttgtttgttaaCAGTCAGAGAGGAACACGTGAGAGATgatctgctgttgttgttaAGAAACAGCTTCAAATCACTCCTCGGTGGAGTTAGCTTTACTATAGCCGAGATAAGAAGAGATAATAGTTAGTTACCTGACTTCGGTTCTCTGAACATGCGTGGTGATTCCCGTCAGAAAACACACGTGTTGTAATTCCGCTTCCGGGTCAACGTGATGACGGAGGACGTACCATGCGTTATATAAACAAAACATGCAACTTCGGGATAAAGACAcccgcacacacgcacgcacgcacacacacacacacacacacacacacacacacacacacacacacacacacacacacacacacacacacacacacacacacacacacacacacatatactttATTTAAATTGTGAAATTATTTTGTCACAGCAGCATTTTGACCGTCAATCTACGAGAATTACAAAATAACTTCAAaaaaatagaataaaatatagataaacattacaaatgtaaaataaaataaaaccaatatAGGCCTATACATATtctcagtaaaaaaaaaaactatatccAGAGGAGTTCTACCTATTCTACACATTATAAAGTATACAGGACACAATAGAATACTCTCTAATATACCAATCTGCTGAACATATACACAGTGTTCTATATACAGTGCATtaaaacaattacaaataaagacgtttttatttatttcaggggtGATGGAAAAATATATAGTTTTCCACACAGATCATTGTATTTATGGGAACATCTCACATCCATAGGAAAAATACCCCCAAGTCAAACAACGATATGATGTTTAGGACCTTCAAGGATCACAACCCGGCCAATAGCTACTGGAAAGCCACAGTGAGGCTCCACACGATGCAACCCCTATGTGAAAACAAGTCGTTCTGTCCGGATCAGATGCCATCCTTCTCTTTCTGATTGGATATCTCAGTTCATGGCAAAGACAAACTGAGCCGACCAGAAAGAGCAGAAAATAAGCTTTCATGTGATGCCTTGGTTAAGCCTGTTCTCAATAAGGCCACTAGATGGCGCTGTGCCATAGTCTCTCCCCGTATATATTGTAATATGATATGTTATATATTGTATAACATGTTGACTGTAACTTCTTCATTTATTAAATATGGTCATCCAATTAAAAATGTTTCTTATTAGACAATTTACTTATTTAACttataaaacatatttatataatCATTTTGATTCATTTTTACGACTGACAAACCCCAATGTCCCCCGGGGTAAATCAAGTATGTTCACTCTGTATCAGTATTTCACCACTATGAAAACTACTTGTGTATTTAACATTAATattgaattaattaattaattaatattgaATGTTACATATTCAGTTTATCTTTCTTAATGCTCTCTTTTGTCTGTGTGCACAGTTTATACAGCTTTATGTGTATATCATATATaatgtgatatatatatatatatatatataactcatGTCTGTGTTTATAGCTTCAGATCTGTCTCCACCACATTTTCCTGCTGCTTTCTTTTCAGCCCAGATGcaaacaatgtgtgtgtgtgtgtgtgcgtgcgcgcgcgcgcgcgtgtgtgtgtgtgtgtgtctgtgtgtgtgtccgtgcatGAGCCATTCAGAAAGACTTAAAGACGTTAACCTGCATAGCAACTGCGGGCGCCGGGCTGTGAGCCAATCACGTCGGCCGCGCAGTGTGACGTCTTGTTTGTTGACACTTCCATTAGCTCGCCACCTGTGTGACGTCACTGCAGCAGGTTGGGGGAGAGACAAGATGGTCTG
The Pseudochaenichthys georgianus unplaced genomic scaffold, fPseGeo1.2 scaffold_1418_arrow_ctg1, whole genome shotgun sequence DNA segment above includes these coding regions:
- the eif6 gene encoding eukaryotic translation initiation factor 6, which gives rise to MAVRAAFEKNNEIGCFAKLTNTYCLVAVGGSENFYSVFEGELSETIPVFHASIAGCRIIGRMCVGNRHGLIVPSSTTDQELQHIRNSLPDAVRVQRVEERLSALGNVIACNDYVALVHPDLDRETEEILADTLKVEVFRQTVAEQVLVGSYCAFSNQGGLVHPKTSIEDQDELSSLLQVPLVAGTVNRGSEVIAGGMVVNDWCAFCGLDTTSTELSVIESVFRLSDAAQPSAIATTMRDSLIDSMA